From the genome of Mastacembelus armatus chromosome 12, fMasArm1.2, whole genome shotgun sequence:
ATATATTACAGTACCTACTGAATTTAAATTCAATCACAGAAAAGATAACTTTTCTTATTGGCAATAGCAGTACAGCTAAATCATTTCTGACAGATCACTGTTCAGTCATGGCTGAAGCAGAATGTCTGCCTGCAAGACTCTCTGTGGCTGTTCGCCAAACCCATTCCCAGAAACGAGATTACACCGTCTGCTTGCCTTAAAcactgctctcacacacactcattctctctctcactcacacacacgcacacgcacgcacacacacacacacaccctcattaTACTGACTATTTGGCCAAATAGGCTTACACAGAATGATCCACAATCCAAAAATGTCAATGATGTATTTCACAGACATATTCaggcagacacagacaaacagaaacaatgcTTGAATTCAGACAGAGTCTAGCAAACACTGATTCAATTTGAGCTCGCATAACTAAACACCTGCTTTCAGTCTGATAAAACAACACTTTTGTTACTCACTTTTAGCCATTGGCATGCACAGAATTTTGTTGGACACATTTAATGTTGAAGTTAGATCATAAAACAACCATGATGATACCACCACAGAAAAAAATTTTGCCACTGCTACATAAtctgtgaggggaaaaaataaataaatcacacgTTCAGTTGTGTTCTTGGTTCATTTGTGCAGCATTAATGTGTTGTTTAATATTAAGTTTTGGCAATGCATGAACACCTTTAATGTGACTGGCACACTATATAGGCTTACAGTGCAGCATTTGAATACGCTGTAAGCAAATAGGGTCATCATTATCCTGTGTGTGTTCTACTGTTACTGACAATATGACAACCTTGGAGAAAGATGATCTACATAACCTGGCGAGTCTGAATGAATATACAGTTTAGGATCATTTGCATGGCCAAACATATTTTCCAGTTAGTAAAGCAATAACGGAACAGTTAACTTAATGAAACATAACCAGACCTTAATAATTAACCTCAAATGGTATCTAGCTGTGGGACAGTCTAATTGCTTAAGCACCTATTAAcataaaacttgtttttcataaaGTACCATGTGACATCATGGTATAATGTTACAAAAGGCAATCAGGTGTTGTATATCACATATCGTTCGTATAAACCATCATCTGTTTATTGAGTTTAGTTTATGGCTACACTACTACAGCAAATGAAAAGTTCTAGATGTCTCCTGCATATTTATGGAATAAAGTTACATAATCAGAGTGGAGTGCCATTAAATATTTCTTGATGTGGAATGGAATTTTAAATTAAGATTTGTTGGCCTGCAAACTTAATACAGTGTCCCTGATGTAGGCCCAGTGGAGTTAGACAAAAAATGAATCATGAGTGATTATTAGTTTGTAATGTCTACATGACATCACTGATAGTTTTGACTCTACTGATGGCAAGGGTcttgttaaaaaacatttagatgTGTCACAATAGTAAAATCACATTCATGGCTGTATTCTATCTAGTTTTTCCCGTTCCAGGCCTTTGGTATTAATGACTTGGGACATTTTAAAGAGAACCTTGATGTTATTAGTCACACCTTTTATAACACAGTAGGCCTTCCTGATAAGGAATATATCACCTATTGTTGATATTTGTTTATATGCTGTGGACTTTCTAGCTTATGTACATTTAAATTATGGACAATCTATAAAACTGAGAACTACAATCAAAGATTTATAACAAGACAATACTGTCCAACACTGTAGTATTCCATATCCTGCCTGTATCATACCACAATAAAAACTTGTCCTAGTCTCGTCTCGGATACAATTTATACCATTTCTACCTTATTTAGGCCTCATGCTGGACAGATGTTTCGGTTAAGCACTGGTTGGCTGATGCATTTAGCCCACTCTCCTGGAGGAGGATGCTTGAAGTGAATCATTTAGTGAAGATTTGACACTAAAACACAAATTCCATTGCACAATACGTAGAAATGCCTTGACTTCataagaaaatatttacaaagGCATTAGGTTTCTGTTACTTTGTTAAACTGAAGGGCTGGTTTTTGGGGGGGAACATTCCTAAGTAATCTGTCACTGACACACTTAGCCTAAAATAGAACCAAGGAGATATTTTCTTTCTATTACAGTTGTTCAGGGTTTCTATAAAAAGCAATGGAATGACTATTGGGTTAGAGGATAAACATGCTGGcctgtgaaacatttttttgtatatctTAATCATGACCATTAATTTTAATCAAAACAGTACTAGCACTGTTTAACCTAGGTTTCCTCAGCATGAACCTTTTCTTAAAGAAGGTATAACAGTACTAGATTTCACTCTAAGTAAAGTATATTTTGATAATGATAGAACTGATAGAATTTGATATCTAATATCAGAATATAAGTGGTTATTCACACTTTTCCAGAATGCAACAGGACAggctatatatatttttttttttttttttttttttttctgctgtaatgtaatgtgtctCCTGTAACATTGACTTGGACATAAAGAGGGAGATGAGGcatgaaatacacagaaataaacatcaTACATCATTTATACATACTAAAACAACTACTACAGCACAACATGTAAGCAGTTTCCCTTTTCAAACACTAACATAAGAAATGCACAGATATGAAAACAGGAATTTATTAACCTAAACACTATCAGACATCCAAGCGACCAGCATGTGACAATGTATGTGGGTGTGAGGTCTGCTAAGGCATGCATGACTGCAAATGGCTTCAGCCGTGTTTCTAAGCAACATTCACATCCActgctcttccctttctttcctcATGCCGCCTACGACTGACTATTTTAGCGAGGGTCTGCAATTCATTCCAAAAGCCTTAATCTCAGACAATTTACAACTCTTACTGTAACAATACACGTTTTGAGTGGAAAACGCTGCATAGTAATACAGACATCCCCCATTTTATTCACTAGTAAGGAACTGTTGTGACCTTGCAGCCCAATCTGGCCTGAACATTTTCTAGAACAATGGATGCTATTGTACTCCCCCACAAGGCTGAATTTACAATTATTTACTAATATTAGGCTGTAGGCCCATGCAAATATGCAagatgttaaatattaaatgataaaCAAGATAACAGCTACCTTTCTGATTGTCCACTGACTGTTCTTCAAGATGTTCTACTGCACAGATGAGTCTGTGGGTGATCTTCACTAACAGACATCCTGGTCTCTACACAATCTTTGCACTTGCAGTATGTTGTGCAGTATGTAGTTCTCCCACATTGGGATCATCACTCTCTCAGCTGAGCATGCCATTTAACCAGACCTTACCATCTGTCCCTACCACACACTCTTGATCTCATGGAAAATTTCTACATACACCAAGTGTTATTTAGTTACTGTTCTTCAATCGCCAACTTGTCTACTTGTGACACTCCCTTCTTCCCCTAAAACATATCCTATTCATCCCACAACCCTCCAGACTTTTCCTGTCTACCATTTCTCTGTGTCATTAAGGTCACCATGACAACACATGAGTCAGACGCTGTGAAGACGCCTCACTTCCTGTGAATTTAGAGTATCTTAGACTGTGACCAAAATGAATGACTGAACTAATATCAAGAAATTCCTCCCTAAAGAGTGATTCACTGTCAGCAGAATCAGGTCTTCATCTGGGGGCGATGCAGAGTCACACTATCCGAAAATATTTGTGGTCCTTGGAGGACTGTTCAACTAAATTCTTATCACCATCACCTTCCAAAGTGACTCAATATGAGAACTGTTTCTGTGTTATATCACTAACGCCCAAATTCCTAGTTTCCCAACCTCATAACCGTGTTTTTAGGTCTTAAAATTCTCATGCCATACAGAATTACAGCTGACAAGTTGTCATGTGAATGGCATGGCTTATCTTATCGTAGAGGAAGCTTTAAATTGATTATACAGACATTATCATTAAAATcaatttgtttacttttcaaAGCTATTTGCTTTTCTTAAACAGCAAAATACCAACAAGCTATGAGCTGCTACTGACTGCAAGGTTGAGACAATCTGTCATAAatcatcagcagctgctgaagccatacatacacagacactgacTCAGCCATGCcaacatacacatgcagacacgtttgcatgtacacacactttaCATACTCATGAACACGTGTTACAGTACTTACATCAGTTTTTCTAAACTTGGCTTTAAGGCTCTTCATGTTCAGTCCAGTCCATGCAGTCACTCACTCAATCACTCAGTTAAAGCtgtggagcaaaaaaaaaacaaaaaacacatgttTAACTTCAGCCTCAGTAGTGTCTGCTCACATTTCAAATGTGAATTAACATCTCTGAAAAGACTACCTGGCTTGTTAAGTAATTTGTGACACTATATCCACTTAAATAACAGTCTAAGAGAGATGTAAATGTGGATTACAGGAGCAAGGGTTTCAGGTGGCAATAATATGCAGCATTGGTAAATCAATGTTCtccatagaaaaaaaaaactgaaatatgttgtttattaaacatttaaataatccTCTCCAAGTTAACAGTGGTTTTGGATATGGACTTAGCATAACACATGCAATTCTAATTTAAACCTGTTGCTGGAAATAGTATCCGGCTTTGTATTGTTTCCTATAGGGATGTTTTAAATCACCACAAACCCCTTGGGGATGTCTGGAGACTGTATTTTTGCACCTTTACTCCCTCAAGCAATTGCCAGTTTTTCAAGGCTGAAATTACTTTGTCAATGATTTACCCCCCAAAATATCCTGGTGAGCGTTCCAGCCAAAATTAGGCTACTTACATACTTACTTGATTATTATTGTTTCCAGGGTCCTCTGTGTCTCCTTGTATTTCAACCAAGAGCACCATGTAAGCAATTTGAGCATCTTTGCAAATATTACTGGCAGTTAGGTCGTAAGGAAATATTTTGTTGAACTCTTTGCATAACACAGCATAAGTTAGTTATTCAGATTTCAGTTTATTAGTGGGAAGACACTAAGGTATTAGAAAAGGCGTATAATACAGTCAGTGGGTGCATCAAGGACAGCTATGTCTGGGCTCCTCTGGCATTCAGGTCATTCAGATTAACATCTATTGGCCTACTACATTCATGAGGAAAATATAAATTTTTCTAAGACTACTGATGAAATTTACTAAGAAATATCAGTTTATCAAGGGCAAAGCTTTATGCATGGGAATCAAACCAAAATGAAGAAGTGGGAGCAGCGTGGGATCATCTCTGTAGTTTACAAAACCTAACTGAATTCATACCAAAATGAACAAGTGAAAGTGTGCTGTCCCAAATGCGACTGTAGGTGAACAAACTTTTCTATATCCGCCATCAAGCTTTCTATGAAACTCAACATACGCCAGATATCCTGCTCCAACAAAGAGTTTATGAAGTAGTTAGCTACCTGTAAACATACAGCTCCTGCAGCGAGCTAAACTGTGCACGGATTAATTCAACTAACAACAACCCTGAGTGTAACTGCAACTCCTGCAGCACACGAAAGTATCAAAGCGTGGCGTGCATCACTGTATACAAAACACTTGAATATCAGATTAACTGCTTTGTAACAAGCGCCGAGGGACTACAGGAGTTACTTGTTTAATTTACTCCCGGGACTCAAAAACAGTTagttagtgtttttgtttttttggggtttttttctttgtaaaaatgtCTAGCCATCATTTCGAAGAAACAGCGGCTTACATGATATGAAATTACTGGACACACTCACCCTGTTGCGGAGTCGCAGGACGGCTGAACACATAAAAGAGAAGGACACACAGCCGCTTTTTTCTGCCAAGAAACAGAACAGCTACCTAACCGGAGAGAAAACAGCGAGTCGTTGTTGAGCTAAGTCGAGGAGAAGGGTTGGTAGAGGACAAGTAGACGGAGCTACAGTCCGGCTCCCATTAAAAGTTGAGCTGCTCTGACTCCTGCCTCAACGGCCGCTGCCCGGCTTAGGAAAGTGACGTCACTATGCCAGCGCTCTCGTGACCGCGGGAAGGGAGCCCTCTTCTGTCCTGCACCGGGCCCATTGACGGCCCCGCCACCAACACGCCCCCGACAGAATCACTTACAATACCTTCTCACTATTTAACACTTATGTTAAATCCCCACAGTGCATGCTAGACCTGAGTGTCCGATTCCCATGACCCCTTAAACACGTCTCTTTTCATGCAGCATGGTCAGGTTATTTCCTTTACAGCACCTCCTTTGTTGGTAATTCTTGAGAAAACCTCTATTGAACACgtagtattttttttccccaaacgTCACAAGAGAAGTTCGATATAGTTGagttttttgcttgttttccaatcAGTCTTTTAGGGATGAGGGAGGAAGAGTGTTAAAAACATGCTGTGCAGTGCATGTTTTTCTCCAAGTAATAAATCTAAAACCTGTGTGAAACGTTTAACAAGAACCCACATGCTTTGTCAAGCTAAAACATGAGTCGATGATTTTGTACTTGTATGTAATAAAGTAGCCACAGACTGTATAAGAGAGTGTAAAATTGCATAAAGGCAACCTGAAACATTTCCGTAATCCCATAAAGTTAATGGACTTcccagaaaaatattttctaaaaagtgagaaaaaactAGTGCCATAGGGTTGATGTGCTAACTCTTTGTCCCTAAATTGGGTCAAGTGATAAAAAGCTGAATCCTATTTCCCACAACACATCTCAGCCTTGCCAAAGCTCCTCCACAGCCacagaagaaacagactctACCTTTAATAATGTGTTCCTTGGTCCTCATTTATAAAATCAGTGTGTATCTTCTCTGAAGTTGAGAAATAGGCAACAAGTTATGTTACGGGCCTTGTGTCGCAACAGCACTGCAATGAACCTTGTTTAATGCAGGCAAGAACATGTCTGAATCATAAAGTTGTAATGTTGATACATTTCGTAAGATGAGATAATGCGACCAAGACTGGTCTCTGAGTCATAAACTAAAACTAGTCATTAAAATATCCTCATTTTTGATTTGTAGCCTGAGTCTTTTGAATACATTTGCTACTTTTAACTCAGTTCAGTATGTCATTTATATGGTGGCCTGCTCCAAgatcttaaaatattttcttaatgaACAGTGACAGTATCTTTGAAATTATGTAATTTTGGAATTTCTGTTTACATAtcagggaaaagaaaacaaagagaaaaggagacaggCCCAGAGGCACAGCTGAGTGTTCATAAGTGAGTCTGTTTTGCTAAGGTGTGGCACCTTTTATATTAAATTTTGAGTAAGCATGTATCATGATAACAGTTTGTAGGGCAACAATTAATGCGGGCAGTAGTATAAATATCAAGACAGCGACATCTAGTGGCATATTGATTTACTACATTGTTCTGAAATATGAATAATGTGATTGACAAAAAGTATAGTTTAAGATatttacacaataaaacatatgaAGTGAAGGTGAAAAATGATGAGACATTATATACGTTTGGATAAGTATTGGGTATGTTCTTACTGACACATATTGAGAATGAATGCATAGTCTGCACACACTTTATTATTTAGTAGTCTATAATATAAATGActacacaaaaatatttcagcCAATTTTAACTGAAAAAATGATATTTCTGGCCAATTATTTATTAAAGGCAATCAAGTGCTAGTCTATCACTGAAACCAAAGCAAAAATAATACTCTGTCTGGGATAATTTAGTTAAACAGTCGCTGTGAGCCATTATGCAAGACATGTAGACAAGACAGGAAAGACAGGTAAACTTGGGGCCCTGAGACAGCTCTAAATCTAGTCCTAACATTTGCAGCCTACACAAAAATTCAGGACTAGCTcttcacatttctgacattACTTCACATTGAAAccaagacagaaataaaatttcCTGTTCAAAGCACAATCTGAGCTTTGATATGGTTATGTAAACATTCAAGCAGTTGATTTAGTGCTGGCACTtgatataatgtaatgtaattttagCAGAATATGTCTACCAGCgtctttgcctttttttgtcGTCCTGCAAACGTTGTTTACTGTCATGTGATCAAAACAAAGAGTGTTCATCTTCAAGATAGACACTTGCCAAGCGTTGTGGCTTCAACAAGCAGctaatgtgaaaaatgtttttctgtttatcactTATTGGACGTTAGGTCACTATCAGAtttcaacatattttatttataggaCTTAGACGGGCTATTTTTAGCACATCGCTGTATTTTACGGGTCACTGCTTTATGATGGCGAGGAAAACGGAAGTGGGGATAGCGAAGTATTTCATTCCGGATGTGGGAGTCTTTGCTCTGTGGAGCAAGTTACTGGGCcatcaaaacaaatacagcacGCACATAAAGCTGTCCTGAGAGAAAACTAGGTGTTGTCATCATGCCACTGAAATCCTGTTGTGTTTATACCACTGGAGCTTGTTCTGTACTGCTCCTGATCGTGGGTATCGCTTTGGCCCTGTCTAACGTGTTTCATCACGTTGTAGAGTCCACGGCTGAAAAGGTAAAATGAAACATACCTCACAGAGGCCGACGTTTTATGACTAGCTTTTATTAGGCTACTAgtttagctagttagctaatgGGAGATGTTTTGGTGATAGCTAAGGTTAGCTTGTCTATTAATTGTGCGTTGACAAAGACACGTTTGTTTCCATTTCGTGTAAAATGCAACCGAACAGCTCTGCAGTTTATCAAGCTTATATGTGTCCATGAAATGAATCACATTTAGGAATTAACTCCTTATCGATCGCTTCTCATTAATCATTAAGTAATATGGCAGCTATGCTTTCAATTGTCAAATGTGTCAGGACGCTAACGTAGCCTACTTTTACAAAGACGTGAAGTGTTTGTTAATGTGAATTATTTGTCAATGTTAGTTGTATTTTAGAGTTTACTAACgttatattttcattcatttttttgttaaagttaGATATATACACTTCGGGGTatattaaagttgttttttatttagtatttgttttaagcaaaaattaaattacaaaaattataataaaacctacatatatttttgttgAAAGACTAAATCTAAAACGCATTAATCACAATTGGGATTGAGGTACTTAAttgtaattatgtatttttattcattttttatttgcaaaattatatataagaaatataatattttatttaggcAGCCATTTTACAGTGGAATAAGAACCAAAGGTTATATTTTCTTCAGTTTACCAAGTataccaaaccaaaccaaaccaaactgctgttatgattattttaattgttgACAGACCTCCTGTCTTCATATACATTCATGCATTAGTAGGCACAGCATTGCCCATCCAATATTGTGGCCACGGGCAGTGGCTCATGCTGGATCTAAGTATATATTTATGGTTGTTATTGAGAAATACATAGATGAACATTCATATCTACCTACACCTGAACAGTCgtctgtttaaaaagaaaaacaatttaaaatccttATTCATAGTTTCTAAAAGCAATCTAGGTGGGTGTAAAGTAAAGGACATTTCACTATATTTTGTGTGTCACTATGCAGCATTCACATGATTAACTCTGTACACTCTTTTACATATTCAAATCAGTATCAGCTGGATATTTCCCATTTGTGGCATCCTTCCCATGACCTATTTTAATCTGAAAGAAATGGCCTATTGTGACACTTTGCCCATATATTTTCACCACTTGCAACATACAGCTTAGTCAGCTTAGTCAGTGGAAGTTAGTCTGTCTTTGGTCACACATTTCTCAACTGTGCAGGGCAAGTAGCTAACTCCTTTCCCTTTGTTCCCCTTAGGAAGTAGTTTTGAAGAATGGAACAGAGGCATTTGAGGCCTGGGAGAATCCACCAGCACCTATATACATGCAGTTTTACTTCTTCAATTTGACAAATCCTGAAGAAGTGCTGTATGGGGAGAGACCTGCTGTGGTGGAGATTGGACCATATACATACAGGTGAAAGAGGAACAGGAGAAATACTCATCCTTTTTTTCCATGTATGCCCTAAACTGTTAACAAAATTAAGAAAGAAGCCACATTGTAAAGttagtaaaacattttgaagttgAAAAGCCATTTTCATATGGCGCCAAAAAATTAATGGTTCGATTAACTGAAACATAAAGATAAAGAAAGGGAACCAAAAATACACAGGCCAGTGTTGCACATAAAAGCAGAACATGCCCAAGCAACTCCACATGCAGTGTTTTGGTACAAGCAAGGAGTGTAAACCTACAAAACTGACATtcacttccatccatccatccatccattatctatacccactaattccttaaccagggtcccagggatctcctggagcctatcccagctctctttgggtgaaaagcaggggtacaccctggacacctATccagtcaccagtccatcacagggccacatagagacaaacaacctcacacactcacactcactcctatgggcaatttagagtcaccaatcaacctgacatacatgtttttggactgtgggaggaaaccggagtacctggagaaaacccacacaaactccacacagaaaggccataACTTAAATATTGCCTTAAGAAATGACAGTGATATTTTTTAGACGTTGATGCAGAGGGTTATTGTTATGGCCTTGTCTCTGGCTAGCTTGAGGTATCCTGTTTGCCTCCCCACCCTCAGCCCTGACAGACACAGTAGCACAGTAGTTTGTCTTATCTGGAAATAAGAAATGCAGCAATgagatatttatatattatatgtatttatatacttTCAtttcctgattttaaaaaaaaagctgttcatAGCATCAAATCAGCATTATTGTGCCTTACAGTAACCCTGTTTCATTTACTCAAACAGTCCAATACTAGCACATTCCTATAGTTTATATTTTCCTGTAAACCCAGAATTGATGGGTTTCTTCTTTTCAATACAGATGTTCATAATAATTTAAGTTTTCTCTCTGCAACCTCAGTCTGCTTTAACCCACTTGGTGTTTTTCTCTAGGGAGTATCGGCCTATGGAGCAAGTGGACTTCAGTGATAATGGCACAAAAGTAACAGCTGTCAACACTAAAACCTACATATTCCAGCGTAACATGTCATTTGGTCCAGAGAGTGACCTCATCAGGACAGTCAACATCCCTGCTATTGTGAGCTATTCGTCAAATCCTAGCACTGTTTGATTGAGTCACATTATTTTCTAGGTTTATCTGTTATTTCCGTCTGTTTTTTATGTAACATATATGATTTTGAGCTTAACAATTTAGAGCTTAAACTATAacccttttcttcctctctcctggtAGACAGTGATGGAGATATTCAAGGACCATTCTTTCATTGCCAATTTGATATCTTCCTACATGAGGGGCACAAGGGAAGGCCTGTTCACCACCCGCACAGTGGGAGAGCTGCTGTGGGGATATGAAGATGGCCTGCTCAAAGCTATAAAAGCTCTCCAACCTGAGATAGATGATGTCTTTGGACTTTTCTCTAAGGTCTCATTTAAGCATTTAAATGCACAGTTTTATATGCTGTTCAGACTGGAATTATTATAGtgataaaatgattttaaaaaaactatgTGAGATAATTGGCCTTTTTGTGTGAGAGATGACTGTTTTAACTATTCTGGTCATTCTTACAGAATAATGCTTCCAATGATGGCGAATATGTTTTCTTCACTGGTCAGCAAAACTACAAGGACTTTGCTAGAGTGGATACATGGAACAGTaaaaggtattttttttttcaactcatTTCTGTTATAAAATGATAGAAATATCTCTTGTTCTGTAAATCCAAATAATGAGAATTGTGCAATGTAAATGGGCAGACAAGTGATTCAGATATGATATGACACTGTCCCTTTTAGGTGAACAAGTTGGACAGAGCAATTCATTCAATGTTTTGGGTGCAACAGACAATAAGCAAAGCCACTCCTAGACCTTGTTTGTGTTCAGAGCTAAGCCAACCAGTATTAATCCTCCTTTTGGTTCTCCTCTGCAGGCTTTCTTTTGTGTATCCTGTTTTTAAAGCCTAATAATATCAAGACTTCTCTTTTGTGTCTAAGTAAGACGTGATGATGGTAGCCATTTAACATGGCACTTTAGAAAAATGACATGATGAAACACCACTCTCATACAGTATCTGTCAATTAACTGTAAAATCATAGCAAGGAGATAGTTAACTCAGCTTACCTCAAATATACAGTGGTTGATTTATTCCTTTAAAGGTGCAACATGTAAATTCGAAGGTTTTAGCAGCATCTAGAGGtcagattgcagaatgcaaccacCTGAGCATCACTCACACCCCACATCCTGTTTCCAGGTATGAGGGAGGGTACGGTGGCCATcacatttgaaacaaaacatgattccctgtctagagccagtgtttggtttgtcccttctgggctactgtagaaacatggcagcacaacatggttgcatctgtgaaaggagacctgcatTCTTATGTAGTCTCATActgagattaagaaaatgaaatggttgGTAATTTCTGGTGATCACACACTAATGAccacatatttatgaatactggTACTATATTTCATCTCTGATAATTGAGCACTCAAATGTGTAACTAAACACACAATATTACAGCTCTACACCTGTTATTTTAGATTTGATGTACAAACATTTTTAGTTCACAGTAAACTCATACAATGTAAAACATCTTTCTTACCAAAAAAATTAGCAATCCTTCAATAAAGTTTAATGCTTGTCTTTACTGAaacctctgtttttttgttaatgCCTAAATACCAAACAGATGTAAACAAGCATACTGATAATATTGTTTTCCCTCTGTGCGCATGCAGCTTGCTGGATTTCTGGACATCTGACGAGTGCAATATGATTAATGGAACCAATGGAGCATCTTTTCATCCAGTCATCACTAAGAATGAGACGTTGTACATGTTCTCCACTGACCTGTGCAGgtgagttatttatttatttttttgttctctaTTGAAAACTACTCACCATTAAATGGTCACAGATCCACAGCTTTACAGTGATTCATTTGAAAGTGATTTAACATGACTGTGTTTTCTTGCTTCCTCTTTTGCTGGTCATTATTCATCTGCTCACTTGCTTCACTAGAATGGTTGCCCCTCAGTTATTCAAAGACTGTCTCTTTAAGCCTTACTCTTTGGATTGGATTATGGATGACAATTAAGCCTAGCTGGTTGGTGTTAGCCTCTTGAATGAGGTCAGAATTGGTCTGTGCTTACAAATATTAACCAGCGTCTGACTCTGTTCCCAAGGTCTCTGTACGCTGAGTATGAGCAGGATGTAACTGTGAAGGGCATCCCTGGGTATCGCTTCGTTATTCCCAGCAAGGTGTTTGCCAATAAGACTGTGAACCCAGACAATGCGGGCTTCTGTGTCCCTACTGGAAACTGTCTGG
Proteins encoded in this window:
- the scarb2c gene encoding lysosome membrane protein 2c is translated as MPLKSCCVYTTGACSVLLLIVGIALALSNVFHHVVESTAEKEVVLKNGTEAFEAWENPPAPIYMQFYFFNLTNPEEVLYGERPAVVEIGPYTYREYRPMEQVDFSDNGTKVTAVNTKTYIFQRNMSFGPESDLIRTVNIPAITVMEIFKDHSFIANLISSYMRGTREGLFTTRTVGELLWGYEDGLLKAIKALQPEIDDVFGLFSKNNASNDGEYVFFTGQQNYKDFARVDTWNSKSLLDFWTSDECNMINGTNGASFHPVITKNETLYMFSTDLCRSLYAEYEQDVTVKGIPGYRFVIPSKVFANKTVNPDNAGFCVPTGNCLGSGVLNVSTCKQGAPIIMSSPHFYQADEKFVQDVSGMRPKKEQHETSIDINPLTGIILQAEKRLQVNVYVEKIPTFSQTGNIRTVIFPVVYINESVVIDDASVTKLRAIVIKQNVVVNVPFMLIGLAIILGAVFMFLIWRQKVPDSTAAERQPLLSS